TGCTGACTATGCAAGATACTTAACGATGCACGTTTTCAACTCCATTAGAGAATTGTTTGAAGGTGCGCATTTGATTCAAGATTGGTTGGGTGATGCTGCCAAGAGAGTCAGTAAGTCTGTACGTATTGACTACGAGGATGCCAAGTCCAATGATGGTAAACCAAACCATTTGTCTTCTGTCATATGGACCACACCTCTTGGATTGCCATGTGTCCAACCTTACAGAATATCCAAAAATCAATTGATCAAGACCAATTTGCAAGatatttccatttctgaCCCATTTAGTGCATCGCAAGTTGATGCTAGAAAGCAGCAAGCAGCATTCCCACCTAATTTTGTCCATTCGTTGGATGCCACTCACATGCTAATGACAGCAAAGGCTTGTGGGGATGCCAGATTGTCGTTTGCTTCGGTTCATGACTCATACTGGACTCATGCTGCCGATGTGGACCATATGAACAAGGAAATCAGAAACCAGTTTGTGAAGTTGCACAGTAGTAATTTGGTTCAGGAGCTCAAGGAAGAGTTCGAAAAGCGTTATAAAAACTGTCTTCAGGTGATAAGCATTTCTGGAGAGCATCCATTGGCCAAGGAGATAAAGGAAGTTAGAAGAAATAACGTCAAGATTTTGGGCAGAGCTATGACTGCAGCTGACGAAATctacttggaaaagaccAGATTAGAGCATTTGAACTCCGAAGATCCAGAGAAGGTCAAGATTGGTAAGGAAATGGTCACTACAGTAAGTGTTACAGAAAAATACGATTTAAATTCCATTGTGGGAACCACCAAGAACTTCCAGATCTTGGTTCCATTGACATTCCCAGACATTCCAGCCAAGGGTGAGCTTGACGTTGAGGTAGTCAAGGAATCACCATATTTCTTTTCATGAGGGTGACTACAAAATGTACATAGATTCACGTCACCTTCTTTCCACACACATTATACATAGCATCATATTGCATTTTTGTTTGGTTTTACGCAGATAGTTAGAGAGGCTCAGTTTTTTAAAGAGTGTAAATAGTTACGTTACTTTTTGTATTAATAGATATGACATTGGGAAACTAATATCTGAATTCATGTAAATGACCTAAACTGACTGGGCTTCCCATCAGACTTTTCTATATTATCTTGCCTTGCTGTTCGAAGCTTTATATCAATGGTAATAACGGTTCAAGCTCGTTTCTGTCTATTAAGTTGTACTCCTTTACGAGACTGATAAAGTGCGCAAAGAATGAGTTCCAATGCGCCTCCAAAGAGAGATGGACGATTTTGTCAAAATGATTATGGTAAATGTGGGCGAAGATTCTGAACATTTGCCTAGAAATATTCTTACAATCTTTCATGAAGTTCGGTGGAAAAGCACCACCCGTCTTTGTTGGAAATACTGATTGATCATTGATCTTGTTTGAAATCCAAGCGATCACATATTCGATGTATTGGCATGCTGGCAAGTTGACAGTTTGCCCGTTTCCATCCACCCAGAGATAGTTCGCACGTGGTCCAGCATTCATAGTCGGATATGCTTCTGGTGTGACATAGTCTGCTATCACACCGTAAAATTGATTTAGGTTGTTGAATAACTCAAAAATGTTAAGTGCCAACCACTCACCAAAGTCGACGTACTTAGGCAATTGCACGATGGTTTTAAAAGAGCCCTTGACGAGGGCAGTCTTAACAAACGGCTCACAAAGGAATAGAGGTAGCTGTTGTTCCTTAATGCTTGACGAGCCATTAAATGCCAGAGTGGATGAGTGAGACGATCTCTTCGGCAGCATCTGACGTGAACTCTGTTGTCCGGACCTATGTCCCTTGGTTGGAGAATGGCTATTGGCAAACTGGATCTGGTTGTGTACTCTTTGTTGTTTTGTAGGGGAACCTGGTGTAGCTTTGGTAGGAGATTGTGTTCTTCGTAATGGAGACCCTGACGAGTTCGGATGTGAATACAACGACAGTGAATCTAACTCCTTCTTGTTTTTTTTGGAACTTCTGCCAAATCCTCTTATGGTGTTAAGGAACGACATCTAGAGAGTAACTATGAATTTGGGAACTGGTGATGGCTCAAGTAAAAGTATCGTTTGAC
This window of the Scheffersomyces stipitis CBS 6054 chromosome 6, complete sequence genome carries:
- the MOB2 gene encoding protein kinase activator involved in cell cycle and shape regulation (Maintenance of ploidy protein MOB2 (MPS1 binder 2) Cell cycle-associated protein) produces the protein MSFLNTIRGFGRSSKKNKKELDSSSLVHNQIQFANSHSPTKGHRSGQQSSRQMSPKRSSHSSTSAFNGSSSIKEQQLPLFLCEPFVKTALVKGSFKTIVQLPKYVDFGEWLALNIFELFNNLNQFYGVIADYVTPEAYPTMNAGPRANYLWVDGNGQTVNLPACQYIEYVIAWISNKINDQSVFPTKTGGAFPPNFMKDCKNISRQMFRIFAHIYHNHFDKIVHLSLEAHWNSFFAHFISLVKEYNLIDRNELEPLLPLI